The Desulfonatronovibrio hydrogenovorans DSM 9292 genome includes a window with the following:
- a CDS encoding PAS domain-containing protein: MNFTDSLENSPFSAKNNSLNQCLPGFVQTFPALLWRTEIAKWRIEFFNDFCIKGLDENTRLFLKNKSFRDRLILEEDLHKVDFFAEKMKSGIQAFVLFRIKVNDKISWLKLSGWVTPEDPLYYYGLFQDVTMAVDAARSMLENDVERLVSIDKTRHPAMLVDYDSQRILEINTPARNLFGYTTAEYKNLSFSQIHPRELTGSFQKLLEDILFERKWAGRLSFKRKGQTPLNALTNFHFLSLRGKGILRIVLTEIEKPTEVPFSSTGESKKKILAEFESNLFKRLNGKNKLNEILETFVEYQPPKCSFDGILFSDIHSKKNKVFVYGAGEPFLSMEPGEMFSYQGTIAQQIEFFKLDYLIVDETMDSIKAIDWALFIPKGIRSYFAKPFYIRGTLRSVMILCSCKPQNFSPDHLENYSALFRPFKKSIEAWRRMVRRNK, from the coding sequence ATGAACTTCACAGACAGCTTAGAAAACTCACCTTTCAGTGCAAAAAACAACAGCCTTAACCAATGTCTGCCAGGCTTTGTGCAGACTTTTCCGGCCCTTCTCTGGAGAACAGAGATTGCAAAATGGCGGATTGAATTCTTCAACGATTTCTGCATTAAGGGCCTGGATGAAAACACCAGACTTTTTTTGAAAAACAAGTCCTTCCGGGACCGTCTGATCCTTGAAGAAGATCTGCATAAAGTGGATTTTTTTGCCGAGAAAATGAAGTCAGGGATCCAGGCCTTTGTCCTGTTCAGAATCAAGGTTAATGATAAGATTAGCTGGCTCAAACTGTCCGGATGGGTAACACCTGAGGATCCGCTTTACTACTACGGTCTTTTTCAGGATGTGACCATGGCAGTGGATGCTGCCAGGTCCATGCTCGAAAACGACGTGGAGCGGCTGGTGTCCATTGACAAAACGCGTCATCCCGCCATGCTGGTGGACTACGACAGCCAAAGGATACTTGAGATCAACACCCCGGCTAGAAACCTTTTCGGATACACCACGGCTGAATACAAAAATCTGTCCTTCAGCCAGATCCATCCCAGAGAATTGACTGGAAGCTTTCAAAAATTGCTGGAAGATATACTCTTTGAGCGAAAATGGGCCGGTCGGCTTAGCTTTAAGAGAAAGGGACAAACTCCTCTCAACGCCCTCACGAATTTCCACTTTCTGTCTCTTAGAGGAAAAGGGATTTTGCGAATTGTCTTAACTGAGATAGAAAAGCCAACTGAAGTGCCTTTTTCAAGTACCGGCGAATCAAAAAAGAAAATCCTGGCAGAGTTTGAAAGCAACCTGTTCAAAAGATTGAACGGGAAAAATAAGCTTAATGAAATCCTTGAAACTTTTGTCGAGTACCAGCCCCCAAAATGTAGTTTTGATGGGATCCTTTTCTCTGACATCCATTCAAAAAAAAACAAAGTCTTTGTCTACGGTGCAGGAGAACCTTTTCTGTCCATGGAACCGGGAGAGATGTTTTCTTACCAGGGAACAATCGCCCAGCAAATTGAATTTTTCAAGCTGGATTACCTTATTGTAGACGAAACCATGGACAGTATTAAGGCCATTGACTGGGCCCTGTTCATCCCCAAGGGAATCCGTTCCTACTTTGCCAAACCTTTCTATATCCGAGGGACGTTAAGGTCAGTGATGATTCTTTGTTCCTGCAAGCCCCAAAACTTTTCTCCTGACCATCTTGAAAATTATTCCGCTCTTTTTCGCCCCTTCAAAAAAAGTATAGAAGCTTGGCGCAGAATGGTCCGCAGAAACAAATAA
- a CDS encoding energy-coupling factor ABC transporter ATP-binding protein, which yields MTGTFKALTISGLSFSYQEKIPALENIELEVHPGERLGIIGPNGAGKTTLFLMICGLLKPETGRIVLLNEPVESGRFNPSAAMVFQKSDDQLFCPSVWDDVAFGPENMGLEPEEIKERTTRALAAVGGLELAQRPVHHLSEGEKRMVSIAGVLAMHPRLIIYDEPSASLDIRSRRRLISILKESVQTSIIASHDLELILEVCTRVIIMDRGMIMADGDPVEIMGNEQLMLAHGQEKPHSLIPHQVNHKY from the coding sequence ATGACAGGTACCTTCAAAGCATTGACCATCTCGGGTTTAAGTTTTTCCTATCAGGAAAAGATCCCGGCCCTGGAAAACATTGAACTGGAAGTCCATCCAGGTGAAAGACTCGGTATTATCGGTCCCAACGGCGCCGGCAAGACCACCCTTTTCCTGATGATCTGCGGTCTGCTCAAGCCGGAAACAGGCCGGATTGTGCTTCTGAATGAACCAGTTGAAAGCGGCCGGTTTAACCCTTCGGCTGCCATGGTCTTTCAAAAATCAGATGACCAGCTCTTTTGCCCCTCGGTCTGGGATGATGTTGCCTTTGGTCCGGAAAATATGGGTCTGGAACCTGAAGAGATTAAAGAAAGAACCACCAGAGCCCTGGCAGCAGTGGGAGGCCTTGAACTGGCTCAAAGACCGGTTCATCATTTGTCTGAAGGGGAGAAACGGATGGTCTCCATTGCCGGGGTGCTGGCCATGCACCCCAGACTGATCATCTACGATGAACCCAGCGCTTCATTGGATATCCGCTCCAGACGGCGTCTCATCTCCATCCTCAAGGAGTCGGTCCAGACTTCAATCATCGCTTCCCATGACCTGGAACTCATCCTGGAGGTCTGCACCAGGGTGATCATCATGGACAGGGGCATGATCATGGCTGACGGAGACCCTGTAGAAATCATGGGCAATGAACAGCTCATGCTGGCCCACGGCCAGGAAAAACCCCATTCCCTCATCCCCCATCAGGTAAATCATAAGTATTAA
- a CDS encoding FadR/GntR family transcriptional regulator → MGQQKKLTTSKKGAEVSVLDGLWKMLSSDKFRVGQRLPAERNLSSAFSVSRNTVRSALRSLQAKGIIEIRKGSGAYLVSKSFSSCNQDQISLQDTSFWSETLEACYIILPSLALLAAKRIDRNMLQKVKDCAIRMSRAILATDENNLGAELSNFSQIIAECSGNRALINASRNVCPEESFLKDVFFTLPLDKREMIFSDCINVLNALKNRAPREAFDLMQVRILRMSLVLNRYKQVSLADHLQQAIKDKNIKL, encoded by the coding sequence ATGGGACAGCAAAAAAAATTAACAACATCCAAAAAAGGAGCGGAGGTCAGTGTCCTGGATGGACTCTGGAAGATGCTTTCCAGCGACAAGTTTCGGGTAGGTCAAAGACTTCCGGCTGAACGAAACCTGAGTTCAGCTTTCAGTGTCAGCAGAAATACTGTCCGGTCTGCCCTCAGATCTCTCCAGGCAAAAGGAATCATTGAAATCAGGAAAGGAAGCGGAGCCTACCTGGTATCCAAGTCGTTTTCCAGCTGCAACCAGGACCAGATAAGCCTCCAAGATACCTCGTTCTGGTCTGAAACTCTTGAAGCGTGCTACATAATTCTGCCTTCGCTGGCTCTTCTTGCTGCAAAACGGATCGACAGAAATATGCTCCAAAAAGTAAAGGACTGTGCCATCAGAATGAGCAGGGCCATTCTTGCCACTGATGAAAACAACCTGGGAGCTGAACTGTCCAACTTCTCGCAAATCATTGCTGAATGCTCTGGAAACAGAGCACTGATCAATGCTTCCCGAAATGTGTGTCCAGAGGAAAGTTTTCTGAAAGATGTCTTCTTCACTCTGCCTTTGGACAAGAGGGAAATGATATTTTCCGATTGCATAAATGTCCTCAACGCCTTGAAAAACAGGGCTCCCCGTGAAGCATTTGATCTTATGCAGGTCAGGATACTCAGGATGAGTCTGGTCCTGAATCGGTATAAACAAGTCAGCTTAGCTGACCACCTTCAACAAGCCATCAAGGACAAAAACATAAAACTGTAA
- a CDS encoding LexA family protein, with translation MNSTDYFKVRKIIRTKDPGEDHPRTCLPELMCPVPAGFPSPAEDYVQGELDLNEYLIRNRPSSFFVRVSGDSMTRAGILCGDILLVDRSAEPGHNKIVVAVVNGEMTVKRLHCTSQRVLLKAENPDFKAIELTNCAEVRIWGVVTAVIRRFF, from the coding sequence ATGAATAGTACAGATTATTTTAAGGTCAGGAAAATTATCAGAACCAAAGACCCTGGAGAAGATCACCCAAGAACTTGCCTGCCAGAACTCATGTGCCCGGTTCCGGCAGGGTTCCCCTCTCCAGCCGAAGATTATGTTCAAGGGGAGCTGGATCTCAATGAATACCTGATCCGAAACCGACCCAGCTCTTTTTTTGTCCGCGTATCCGGTGATTCCATGACCAGGGCCGGCATCCTGTGCGGAGACATCCTCCTGGTGGACAGATCAGCAGAGCCTGGCCACAACAAGATCGTAGTGGCCGTAGTCAACGGCGAGATGACCGTAAAAAGGCTTCACTGCACCAGCCAACGAGTCCTGCTGAAAGCCGAAAACCCGGATTTCAAAGCCATTGAATTGACCAACTGCGCGGAAGTCCGGATCTGGGGCGTGGTCACTGCGGTCATCAGAAGATTCTTCTGA
- a CDS encoding hybrid sensor histidine kinase/response regulator — translation MSDELASQKNSSCLHLDAFKDYQEFFMNAPLGIFTSTPDGRFLSANPAMARMCGYDSPERLISSVTDIGSQLYHDPGEREKILEVLSSHGELVNYECRLVRQDGSMFWASINVRAVGGDDGRITRFNGFISDVTDQRRAEESLMKSQERFALAMEVTRDGIWDWDLQTDQVYYSPGYAGMLGYASDEIEPHFSTWLRLVHPEDRDASLQANKACIENRQSEFQVRFRMQARNGEWRWILGRGKAVERDESGRATRLVGTHTDITDQMRIEEALRKSESLFRKVFEILPVGLWIADKNGKLVQGNPAGTKIWGASPKVGPDQYVIFKAVKLPSGEEVTPENWALAHTVKHRKTITDELLEIEAFDNEKRVILNSTVPVLTEDGELEGAIIINQDITASYMAEQALRESEERFSKAFMSSPAPQIISEIRTGRVIDVNDRWVEMLEYSREEQIGRTSKEVGIWADPADRDRIIRNLDHQDFLKEEPIEFRTKSGKSIYALWSAEAITLGGKRVMLSMIYDETQRKMAEQEKENLRNQLFQSQKIESMGILAGGVAHDFNNLLQAMGGNIQFLMMGKFRDHPDLVRLKAVQRSIDRAAQLVRHLLVFSRKAEPKREIMDLNNEIRESVKVLQRTIPRMIRIDLDLADDLWLINADPVQIEQVMFNLGLNAADAMPEGGQLLIETRNQVLDARFVQAHFKVQPGRYVQINVTDTGSGMDKHTLEHIFDPFFTTKEVGKGTGLGLASVYGIVKGHKGYVFCYSEPGRGTSFKIYLPAETQAKEVRVDADEPGPVQGGKETILVVDDEKDIRSLTAEALLGSGYRVITAEGGEEALQIYSDRKQNIDLVILDLNMPGMGGHQCLEQILSLDPKARVLVASGYSAAGQGSGILESGAAGYIGKPYQFRRILEKIREILDAGSQ, via the coding sequence ATGTCTGATGAGCTGGCTTCCCAAAAAAACAGCAGTTGCCTGCACCTGGATGCCTTTAAAGACTATCAGGAGTTCTTCATGAACGCGCCTTTGGGAATATTCACCTCCACACCAGACGGACGCTTTTTGTCCGCCAACCCGGCCATGGCCCGGATGTGCGGGTATGACAGTCCTGAGCGGCTGATCAGTTCGGTTACAGACATAGGATCGCAACTTTATCATGACCCGGGGGAAAGGGAAAAGATCCTGGAGGTCCTCAGTTCCCATGGAGAACTGGTTAATTATGAGTGCCGCTTGGTCCGTCAGGATGGTTCCATGTTCTGGGCTTCCATAAATGTCCGGGCAGTAGGGGGAGATGACGGGCGCATAACCCGATTTAATGGTTTTATAAGTGACGTCACAGACCAGAGAAGGGCTGAAGAGAGCTTAATGAAAAGCCAGGAGCGATTTGCTCTGGCCATGGAGGTGACCAGGGACGGCATCTGGGACTGGGATCTGCAGACAGACCAGGTCTATTACAGTCCGGGTTATGCCGGAATGCTGGGGTATGCCAGTGATGAAATCGAGCCTCATTTTAGCACCTGGTTGAGACTTGTCCATCCGGAAGACCGGGATGCTTCCCTTCAGGCCAACAAGGCCTGCATAGAAAACCGTCAGAGTGAATTCCAGGTCAGGTTTCGAATGCAGGCCAGAAACGGTGAGTGGCGCTGGATACTGGGTAGAGGAAAGGCGGTGGAACGGGACGAATCCGGCCGGGCCACCCGACTGGTGGGCACACACACTGATATTACCGACCAAATGCGGATTGAAGAAGCCCTGCGCAAAAGTGAAAGCCTGTTCAGAAAGGTATTTGAGATTCTGCCGGTGGGATTGTGGATTGCGGATAAAAACGGCAAACTTGTCCAGGGCAATCCTGCTGGAACAAAAATCTGGGGGGCAAGTCCCAAAGTCGGGCCTGACCAATACGTTATCTTCAAAGCCGTAAAACTGCCCTCAGGAGAAGAGGTAACTCCAGAAAACTGGGCTCTGGCCCATACTGTAAAACACAGGAAAACCATTACTGACGAACTCCTGGAGATTGAAGCTTTTGACAATGAAAAACGGGTGATTCTCAACTCAACAGTGCCTGTCCTGACAGAAGATGGTGAGCTTGAAGGGGCCATAATCATAAATCAGGACATCACTGCTTCTTATATGGCAGAACAGGCCCTGCGCGAAAGCGAGGAACGTTTTTCCAAAGCATTCATGTCCAGCCCTGCTCCTCAGATTATCTCTGAAATCAGGACTGGCCGGGTTATTGATGTTAATGACCGGTGGGTGGAAATGCTGGAATATTCCAGGGAAGAACAGATCGGCCGAACTTCCAAGGAAGTCGGGATCTGGGCTGATCCAGCTGACCGGGACAGGATAATCAGGAATCTGGACCATCAGGATTTTTTGAAAGAAGAACCCATAGAGTTCAGGACCAAGTCGGGGAAAAGCATTTATGCGCTTTGGTCGGCTGAAGCCATAACCCTGGGTGGAAAAAGGGTCATGCTCTCCATGATCTATGATGAAACCCAGCGCAAAATGGCCGAGCAGGAAAAGGAAAACCTCAGGAATCAGCTTTTTCAATCCCAGAAGATTGAATCCATGGGTATTCTGGCCGGCGGGGTCGCCCATGACTTCAACAACCTTCTCCAGGCCATGGGTGGTAATATCCAGTTTCTGATGATGGGAAAGTTCAGAGATCACCCGGACCTGGTCCGCCTGAAGGCGGTGCAGAGATCCATTGACAGGGCTGCCCAGCTGGTCCGCCACCTTCTGGTGTTCAGCCGCAAGGCCGAACCCAAGAGGGAGATCATGGATCTGAATAATGAGATCAGGGAGTCGGTCAAGGTCCTGCAAAGAACAATACCCAGGATGATCAGGATTGATCTTGATCTGGCAGATGATCTTTGGCTGATTAATGCTGATCCGGTTCAAATCGAGCAGGTCATGTTCAACCTGGGTCTTAATGCTGCTGATGCCATGCCTGAAGGAGGGCAGCTGCTTATTGAGACCCGCAACCAGGTCCTGGATGCCCGGTTTGTCCAGGCTCATTTCAAAGTTCAGCCGGGCCGGTATGTGCAAATTAATGTCACGGATACTGGCAGTGGAATGGATAAACATACCCTAGAACATATTTTTGATCCATTTTTTACTACCAAGGAAGTGGGCAAGGGAACCGGGCTTGGCCTGGCTTCTGTTTACGGAATCGTCAAAGGCCATAAAGGCTATGTTTTCTGCTACAGTGAGCCGGGCAGAGGAACAAGCTTCAAGATCTACCTCCCGGCAGAGACCCAAGCCAAGGAAGTTAGAGTTGATGCAGATGAGCCGGGCCCGGTTCAGGGTGGAAAAGAGACTATCCTTGTTGTCGACGATGAAAAGGATATCAGAAGTCTGACTGCTGAAGCTCTGCTTGGTTCAGGATACCGGGTGATTACAGCCGAAGGTGGAGAAGAGGCTTTGCAGATCTACTCGGACCGGAAACAGAATATTGACCTGGTTATTCTTGATCTGAACATGCCCGGCATGGGCGGACATCAATGTCTGGAGCAAATCCTCAGTCTTGACCCCAAAGCCAGGGTTCTGGTGGCCAGCGGTTACTCAGCTGCTGGCCAGGGGAGCGGTATCCTGGAATCCGGTGCTGCAGGATACATCGGCAAACCCTACCAGTTCAGAAGGATCCTGGAAAAGATAAGGGAAATCCTGGATGCTGGAAGCCAATGA
- a CDS encoding methyl-accepting chemotaxis protein, producing the protein MKNLKISIKLLGGICILLILACGGMGFIGYYSASSALEKNIHEALPTMAEDSAKLIRSTLDFHLMAIESVAFRESIRSMDWNQQLPVLTEELERLDYLGIGVVTPDGEARYSDGSTASLGDRNYVQRAFQGRTNMSDVIISRVTNEPVIMLASPIKSGNRTVGVLIARVDGGFLSRITDEISYGGQGYSYIVNQRGTVIAHPNRDFVNDQRNFIEEARNNPEFSGVSRVLQRMIRNGTGFDQYRFNNNDYMFGFAPVQDTGWSFAVGARSDEIFAEVRAMRINFILFSLLFLGIGVALAMVLARSVTVPVRQLMESSVAISKGDLDSDSGIKQRDEIGILADAIRTMVGKLVTKMQEAEEQTNLAKQESERARLATDEANLAKEKAETAKRDGMLQAASQLEGIVSRVSSASEELSAQVEQSSRGAEEQKNRTTETATAMEEMNATVLEVAKNASSAAGGADKARQDAQEGARIVSDSIQAIRQVQETSESVKQSLDNLGVQAEEITSIMNVIDDIADQTNLLALNAAIEAARAGDAGRGFAVVADEVRKLAEKTMNATKEVGQAITSIQDGAKTNIQGMDKAVAAVEQATELANRSGQALQGIVDLAEEVADQVRSIATATEEQSSASEEVNRSIEDINRIAAETADVMEQSSKAISELAQQAGELQNLIQELKNTR; encoded by the coding sequence ATGAAAAATTTAAAAATCAGCATTAAACTACTGGGGGGGATCTGCATCCTTTTGATCCTGGCCTGTGGAGGCATGGGCTTTATCGGCTACTATTCAGCTTCATCAGCCCTTGAAAAGAATATCCATGAAGCCTTGCCCACCATGGCTGAAGACTCTGCCAAGCTGATCAGGTCCACCCTGGACTTTCACCTTATGGCCATTGAAAGCGTGGCTTTCAGAGAAAGCATCCGGAGCATGGACTGGAATCAGCAACTGCCTGTTCTGACCGAAGAGCTCGAGCGGCTGGATTATCTGGGCATTGGCGTGGTCACTCCAGATGGTGAGGCCCGTTACAGCGACGGTTCAACTGCCTCCCTGGGTGACAGAAATTACGTGCAAAGAGCCTTTCAAGGCCGGACCAACATGTCTGATGTCATCATCAGCCGGGTTACTAATGAGCCTGTAATCATGCTGGCCTCTCCCATCAAGTCAGGCAACAGGACTGTCGGCGTACTCATCGCCAGGGTGGACGGAGGGTTTTTGAGCAGGATCACTGATGAGATCAGCTACGGCGGACAGGGATATTCCTATATTGTTAATCAGCGAGGCACAGTAATAGCTCACCCCAACCGGGACTTTGTTAATGACCAGAGAAATTTCATTGAAGAAGCCCGGAACAACCCTGAATTCTCCGGTGTCAGCCGGGTACTGCAGCGGATGATCCGGAATGGAACCGGGTTTGATCAGTACCGGTTCAACAACAATGACTATATGTTCGGTTTTGCCCCGGTTCAGGATACTGGCTGGTCCTTTGCAGTAGGCGCCCGGTCCGATGAAATTTTTGCCGAGGTCAGGGCCATGCGTATCAATTTTATTTTGTTCTCTCTGCTGTTCCTGGGCATAGGAGTGGCTCTGGCCATGGTCCTGGCTAGATCGGTAACAGTCCCGGTCAGACAGCTCATGGAGTCTTCAGTTGCCATTTCCAAAGGAGACCTTGATTCTGACTCAGGCATCAAACAGCGCGATGAAATCGGTATCCTGGCTGACGCCATCAGGACCATGGTTGGAAAACTGGTAACCAAGATGCAGGAAGCTGAGGAGCAGACAAACCTGGCCAAACAGGAGTCAGAAAGGGCCAGGCTGGCCACGGATGAGGCCAATCTGGCCAAGGAAAAAGCTGAAACCGCCAAACGCGACGGCATGCTCCAGGCCGCTTCCCAGCTGGAAGGTATTGTCAGCCGGGTCAGCTCTGCTTCTGAAGAACTCTCCGCCCAGGTGGAGCAGTCCAGCCGGGGGGCTGAAGAGCAGAAAAACAGAACAACTGAGACAGCCACAGCCATGGAAGAGATGAACGCCACTGTCCTGGAAGTGGCCAAAAACGCCTCCAGCGCTGCCGGAGGTGCAGACAAGGCCAGACAGGACGCCCAGGAAGGTGCCAGAATCGTGTCCGACTCCATCCAGGCCATCCGCCAGGTCCAGGAGACATCTGAATCAGTCAAGCAAAGCCTTGACAATCTTGGAGTTCAGGCTGAGGAAATCACCAGCATCATGAACGTCATTGACGATATTGCTGATCAGACCAACCTCCTGGCCTTAAACGCAGCCATTGAAGCGGCCCGGGCCGGGGATGCCGGACGGGGTTTCGCAGTGGTGGCCGATGAAGTCAGAAAACTGGCTGAAAAGACCATGAACGCCACCAAGGAAGTGGGACAGGCCATCACCTCCATCCAGGACGGGGCAAAGACCAATATTCAGGGAATGGACAAGGCTGTAGCTGCTGTGGAGCAGGCCACGGAACTGGCCAACCGGTCAGGCCAGGCCCTGCAGGGTATCGTTGATCTGGCCGAGGAAGTGGCTGACCAGGTCCGGTCCATTGCCACAGCCACAGAAGAACAGTCATCTGCCAGTGAAGAGGTTAACAGAAGCATTGAGGATATTAACCGCATTGCAGCTGAAACCGCTGATGTCATGGAGCAGTCGTCCAAGGCCATCAGCGAACTGGCCCAGCAGGCCGGTGAACTGCAGAACCTCATCCAGGAGCTCAAGAACACCAGGTAG
- a CDS encoding LexA family transcriptional regulator, with translation MNFDVFFQRIAKVTDISTQRQLADVLGVGPAAITLAKTRGIPKGWGLKIASIFGLNPVWISTGQGPVYQAGREQTFFVPKVSARACAGSGSLEVQDNILEEIPFSSQWINKKGRPGSMVVMEVTGDSMSPELEQGDNILIDQSCRQLSNQALFVVGLGDSIQVKRIQSAPGLVILLSTNRRYSPVTLQGDEIETLRIIGQVIWSSREY, from the coding sequence ATGAATTTTGATGTTTTTTTTCAACGGATAGCTAAAGTCACGGACATAAGCACGCAAAGACAGCTGGCTGATGTCCTGGGAGTAGGTCCGGCAGCCATAACCCTGGCCAAAACCAGGGGAATACCCAAAGGCTGGGGCCTGAAGATAGCATCCATCTTCGGACTGAATCCAGTCTGGATCAGCACTGGCCAGGGTCCTGTATATCAGGCTGGTCGCGAACAGACTTTTTTTGTGCCCAAAGTTTCAGCCAGAGCCTGCGCCGGATCGGGATCCCTGGAAGTCCAGGATAATATCTTGGAAGAAATCCCTTTTTCATCCCAATGGATCAATAAGAAAGGCCGTCCAGGCAGTATGGTGGTCATGGAGGTTACAGGAGACAGCATGTCTCCCGAACTGGAACAGGGCGACAACATCCTCATCGATCAGAGCTGCAGACAACTGTCCAACCAGGCTTTATTCGTAGTCGGACTGGGTGACTCCATTCAGGTCAAAAGGATCCAGTCCGCCCCCGGCCTGGTAATACTTCTCAGCACTAATCGCAGGTACAGCCCGGTCACTCTTCAGGGCGATGAAATCGAAACCTTGAGGATCATCGGCCAGGTGATCTGGAGCAGCCGGGAATACTGA
- a CDS encoding AsmA family protein, with amino-acid sequence MPWKMIMIVLGVVLILFLGLIYHIVSGYDYNSLKPRLVQEVQERTGRELIIHGDISFAPGLSPILQVEDVSLSNAGWSQEPFMVQVRRFELQVSLWSLLRREVNVRRLILDQPHFILETDSQGRSNLDLTPVEADASKDGSIPETGQDLVFPGITTTHVLFRDARLEIRNHGLDSRWIFQVDQFETRSSSRDFQDIYLEMSINGLPVKARGTCGSLTAILDPEVSWMADLKVMAAETEFVVQGRLQDVLELTGVELEIMAQARDISHLSGFFEAVSFLSGPFSLTASLVSSQKNVLDVSGLDVSLGQSHMQGRFAVDLNTDRPSVQAVFHSRTLDMSPFMTHRQGAAGQSGQKLFSPAPLPVDILKKIDLDLDLRVEELVLPSLVLADFEMIASLDNGSLNISEAKAVSGPGIMTAGFTFNAGSQLPDIHLNARLSGWDLASTFEALDHDFFQEALVDADIDLYGHGRSVAEIMAGLNGRVQAGLGPSVLKNSSIEGLGADLRANLFRLFNPAEDRGSVTVINCGVLLIESRQGLAEVEALILDTARMTVRGRGSIDLRDETLDIGLQPRPKEGLDTGLFGKWSLSLSELARALRVSGTLAQPRLAVDPGRSLVTFGRGVAGTVLLGPIGAAASLLGSTDAGEACIQILERQSPEPETDREGIGGTLDSMGESLRRFFR; translated from the coding sequence ATGCCCTGGAAAATGATTATGATCGTCCTGGGAGTAGTTCTAATCCTGTTTTTGGGTCTGATCTACCATATTGTTTCCGGCTATGACTATAACTCCCTCAAGCCCAGGCTTGTTCAGGAGGTGCAGGAAAGAACCGGACGGGAACTGATTATCCACGGGGATATTTCCTTTGCTCCCGGGCTCAGCCCGATTTTGCAGGTGGAGGATGTCTCCCTATCCAATGCCGGGTGGAGCCAGGAGCCGTTCATGGTTCAGGTCAGGAGGTTTGAGCTGCAGGTCTCGCTGTGGTCGCTGCTGCGTCGGGAAGTCAATGTCCGCAGACTTATCCTGGATCAGCCCCATTTTATCCTGGAAACCGATTCTCAGGGCAGGTCCAACCTGGATTTGACTCCGGTTGAAGCTGATGCCAGCAAGGATGGTTCAATACCTGAGACAGGACAGGACCTGGTCTTTCCCGGAATAACCACCACTCATGTCCTGTTCCGGGACGCCCGGCTGGAGATCCGGAATCATGGTCTGGATTCCAGGTGGATTTTTCAGGTGGACCAGTTTGAAACCAGATCCTCCTCCCGGGATTTCCAGGATATTTACCTGGAGATGAGTATCAATGGACTGCCTGTGAAAGCCAGGGGAACATGCGGCTCATTGACGGCCATCCTTGACCCGGAAGTTTCCTGGATGGCTGACTTGAAGGTCATGGCGGCGGAGACAGAGTTTGTGGTCCAGGGCAGGCTCCAGGATGTTCTTGAACTTACCGGTGTTGAACTTGAGATCATGGCCCAGGCCCGGGACATCTCTCACCTAAGTGGGTTTTTTGAGGCTGTTTCATTTTTGTCCGGTCCTTTTTCTTTGACAGCCAGCCTGGTTTCCAGCCAGAAAAATGTGCTTGATGTATCCGGATTAGATGTATCCCTGGGGCAAAGCCATATGCAGGGCCGGTTCGCAGTTGATTTGAACACTGATCGGCCTTCTGTGCAGGCTGTGTTTCACTCCCGGACCCTGGACATGAGTCCTTTTATGACTCACAGGCAAGGAGCTGCCGGTCAATCCGGTCAGAAGCTTTTTTCTCCAGCTCCTCTGCCTGTGGATATCCTGAAAAAGATTGACTTGGACCTGGACTTGAGGGTTGAAGAGCTTGTCCTGCCTAGTCTGGTTCTTGCCGATTTTGAGATGATTGCCAGTCTTGATAATGGATCGCTGAACATCAGTGAGGCAAAGGCAGTCTCAGGACCCGGCATAATGACCGCAGGATTCACTTTTAACGCTGGTTCTCAGCTGCCCGACATACATCTGAATGCCAGGCTGTCGGGTTGGGATTTGGCCTCCACTTTTGAGGCTCTGGACCACGACTTTTTCCAGGAAGCCCTGGTGGATGCGGACATTGATCTGTACGGCCATGGACGTTCTGTTGCGGAAATCATGGCCGGGTTGAATGGCCGGGTCCAGGCCGGACTTGGACCTTCAGTATTGAAGAACAGTTCCATTGAAGGGCTTGGGGCGGACTTGCGGGCCAACCTGTTCAGGCTTTTCAATCCGGCTGAGGACAGGGGGTCTGTGACTGTCATTAACTGCGGGGTGCTTCTTATCGAGTCCCGCCAGGGGCTGGCAGAAGTTGAAGCCCTTATTCTGGATACCGCCCGGATGACGGTCAGGGGAAGGGGAAGCATTGATCTCAGGGATGAAACCCTGGACATAGGTCTGCAGCCCAGGCCAAAGGAAGGTCTTGATACCGGACTGTTTGGAAAGTGGAGCCTCAGTCTGAGCGAACTGGCCCGTGCACTTCGGGTATCTGGAACACTTGCCCAGCCAAGGCTGGCCGTTGATCCTGGCAGGAGCCTGGTAACTTTTGGCCGGGGAGTGGCCGGAACTGTTCTTCTGGGACCCATAGGGGCGGCAGCATCTCTTTTGGGGAGCACCGACGCTGGAGAGGCCTGCATTCAGATCCTGGAAAGACAGTCCCCTGAACCAGAAACAGACCGTGAGGGTATCGGTGGGACCCTGGACTCCATGGGTGAAAGCCTGAGAAGGTTTTTCAGGTGA